In Candidatus Eisenbacteria bacterium, the following proteins share a genomic window:
- a CDS encoding threonine synthase, with the protein MRPEPFIAGSALSHLECARCRETEDPDRLLGVCPRCGGPLLARYDLQRSDLRGLPLEFSLRAPDLWRFAELLPVRSARLRLSLGEGMTPMLGAPRLAREHRIENLWIKDEGRNPTGSFKARGIAVAIARAAELGATAVMAPSAGNAGLALAVYAARHGMRALVAFPEEVPPAYVRDCRFYGAEVILAGASIREAAAAMRDHLETDRSWQEAFDLSTLREPYRVEGKKTMGYEIAEQLWGRAPDAILYPTGGGTGLIGIWKAFEEMLELQWLSEPKRPRMFAVQMEGCSPIVDAFEAGADDATPAQEARTRCWGLRIPAPFAGREILAAVRASGGGAIRVPEGELLPAYRAAARLEGIDLAPEGAAALAALPLLLQAGALKPSDSVLVLNTASAGMYK; encoded by the coding sequence ATGCGACCCGAGCCGTTCATCGCGGGATCAGCCCTCTCCCACCTCGAGTGCGCCCGCTGCCGCGAGACCGAAGACCCCGATCGCCTGCTGGGCGTCTGCCCCAGGTGCGGCGGGCCGCTTCTGGCCCGCTACGACCTGCAGAGGTCCGACCTCCGGGGACTTCCGCTCGAGTTCTCGCTCCGCGCGCCCGATCTCTGGCGCTTCGCGGAGCTGCTCCCGGTGCGGTCGGCCCGCCTCCGCCTGAGCCTCGGCGAGGGGATGACGCCGATGCTCGGAGCGCCGCGCCTGGCGAGGGAGCACCGCATCGAGAACCTCTGGATCAAGGACGAGGGGAGAAACCCGACCGGATCGTTCAAGGCCCGAGGAATCGCGGTGGCCATCGCGCGGGCGGCCGAGCTCGGCGCAACGGCGGTCATGGCCCCCTCGGCCGGCAACGCGGGCCTCGCCCTTGCCGTCTATGCCGCCAGGCACGGCATGCGCGCCCTCGTCGCCTTCCCCGAGGAGGTGCCCCCCGCCTATGTCCGAGACTGCCGCTTCTACGGCGCCGAGGTGATCCTGGCCGGAGCGTCGATCCGGGAGGCCGCCGCGGCGATGAGAGACCATCTCGAGACGGACCGAAGCTGGCAGGAGGCCTTCGATCTCTCGACTCTGCGAGAGCCGTACCGGGTCGAAGGGAAGAAGACCATGGGATATGAGATCGCCGAACAGCTCTGGGGCAGGGCCCCGGATGCGATCCTCTATCCGACGGGGGGCGGCACCGGCTTGATCGGAATCTGGAAGGCCTTCGAGGAGATGCTCGAGCTCCAGTGGCTCTCCGAGCCCAAGCGCCCCAGGATGTTCGCGGTGCAGATGGAGGGATGCTCGCCGATCGTTGACGCCTTCGAAGCGGGAGCCGATGACGCCACGCCCGCTCAAGAGGCCAGGACGCGATGCTGGGGACTGCGCATCCCCGCTCCCTTCGCGGGACGGGAAATCCTGGCCGCCGTCCGCGCGAGCGGCGGCGGAGCGATCCGCGTGCCCGAGGGGGAGTTGCTCCCCGCCTACCGCGCCGCGGCCCGCTTGGAGGGTATCGACCTCGCCCCGGAGGGAGCCGCCGCGCTCGCGGCCCTACCCCTCCTGCTCCAGGCGGGAGCCCTCAAGCCGAGCGACTCGGTCCTCGTCCTCAACACGGCATCCGCGGGGATGTACAAGTAG
- a CDS encoding transcriptional regulator, whose protein sequence is MSRLVIDAHLTSQARLAIIASLVPGEALTFTQLKEMTSLADGNLHVQARRLADAGYIEIAKGMRGNRSLTRFKITELGLESLRLLVRRLQAILATESGRIEPRRNRPREDSQVWM, encoded by the coding sequence ATGAGCAGACTGGTCATCGACGCTCATCTGACCTCTCAGGCGAGGCTGGCGATCATTGCGAGCCTTGTGCCCGGGGAAGCCCTTACCTTCACCCAGCTCAAGGAGATGACGTCTCTGGCGGACGGGAACCTCCATGTCCAGGCAAGGAGGCTGGCGGATGCCGGGTACATCGAGATCGCAAAGGGGATGAGAGGGAACAGGTCCTTGACCCGCTTCAAGATAACCGAGCTTGGACTCGAGTCCCTGCGTCTCCTGGTCCGCCGGCTGCAGGCGATTCTGGCCACCGAGTCAGGCCGGATCGAACCCAGACGGAATCG